The segment ACGATACCGGCCATCGTCAACATCGCCTCCGCCGCAATGGCGACGCCGAAGAGCCCTGCGAGGTAATGGCTGCCGAGGATCGCGGCGGCGATCACCAGAACCGGCGCCGCGGTCGCCTGAAGCGACACCGCGAGGCCGGCGATGATGTTGGTCCCATGTCCGGTGACCGAAGCCTTGGCGATCTCCTGGACCGGGCTGAATTTCTTTGCGGTATAGTAATCGGTGATCACCACCAGCGCCATCGTGACGCCGAGGCCGATGAGGGCGGCGAGGTAATAATTCATCGCGCCGATCCCGCCGACGCCGTTCATGAGCCAAGCGGTCACCGGGTAGAAGGCGATGGCGGAGAGAATCCCGGTCGCGACGAATCCCTTATAAAGCGCCGGCATGATCCCGCCCCCCGGCCCGAGCTTTACGAACCAGCTCCCGATGATCGTCATCAAAATCGCCGCCCCGCCGAGGACCAAAGGAAATAAGATCGCCCCCTTGGCGCCGGGGTAGAGCAGGTGAGCGAGCGCCATCGTCGCGACCGTCGTCACGGCATAGGTCTCAAAAAGATCGGCCGCCATGCCGGCGCAGTCGCCGACATTGTCCCCGACATTGTCGGCGATCACCGCCGGATTGCGCGGATCGTCTTCCGGAATTCCGGCCTCCACCTTTCCGACCAGATCGGCCCCGACGTCGGCCGCCTTGGTATAGATGCCGCCGCCGACCCGGGCAAAGAGCGAGATCAGGCTCCCCCCCAACCCCAGCGAGAGAAGCGCCGGAATCGTCTTCTCTTCTCCAGCGATCATCGAGGCGAGCGCATAAAATCCGGTAACCGCCAAAAGACCGAGACCGATCAGCAACAGCCCGGTCACCGCGCCGCCGCGGAAGGCGACATTCAGGGCGGCGTTCATCCCCTGGTGGGCCGCCTGCGCCGTGCGGGCGTTGGCGCGGACCGCCACCATCATTCCGACATAGCCTGAAATGCCGGAGGCGACCCCGCCGACCAAGAAGCCGATCGCGGTGAGAAAACCAAAATGATCGGACCAAAGGCCCGAGACCCAAAGGAGGACGAAGAGGACCGCTGCAACGACCGCGATCGTTTTAAACTGCCGGGCCATATAGGCTTGCGCCCCTTCCTGGATGGCGGCTTGAATCTTCTTCATCTCGGGGGTGCCGGCATCGAGCTTCATCACCCAGAACGAGAGGTAAGCGGCATAGGCGATCCCGATCCCGGCGCAAATCAGTGAGAAGAGTATGACGAACGATGTGGTCTCCATGATCTTCTGTTCTCCTATAATGAGAGGTAACGCAAAACCGCGCTTCCGGGAAGATTCCCGCTACGAAAAAAATAAAAAGCCGATCAACAAAAAAAGCGGCATTAAAATCACAACGGAGTACTTCGTATAGCCTAAAAACGTCGGAACCGCAATCCCCGCCTGCGTGGCGATCGTCTTCACCAGGAAATTCGGCGCATTCCCGATATAGGTCATCGCGCCGAAGAGGACCGCCCCGGCCGAGACGGCTCTCAGATAAATTGCATGCTCCGTCAGAAAGCGGCCGACATCGCCGTTCAGATCGATATTGAGGTGGTAAAGGCCGAATGCGGCGCTTAGAAAGGTGAGATAGGTGGGGGCATTGTCCAACATCGCCGAGAGAAGACCGGTGATCCAGAAAAATTGGATCGGCGCCGAGAGGCCGAGTTCGGCGGCATTGGATGTGAGCCAGTCAAGCGTCGGAATCATCGTCATAAAGATACCGAAAAACAAAATCGCCACCTCTTTGATCGGAATAAAATTAAAGCCGTTCCTCTCGAGGATCTCCTTCTTCGACAAGGCATAACCGGCCATCGCCGACACAATCAGAGAAATCTCCCGAAGCGGAGAAGGCTGAAAAAGAGAAATCAAGATGATGATCAAAAACAGGAAATTAATCTTTCCCTCGATCCAAACCGTCTTTTCCCCCTCCTCCTGTTCGGACGAGTTCGTCGCCGCGAGCGCCGGGGTCCGTCGATCGATGAGGTAAAAGAGCCCCAGCAACATCGCCACGCTCACCCCCCAGATCGGCCAGAGCGCCTGCAGCGGCCAGAAAAACGGAATCCCTTTCAGATAACCGAGAAAGAGAGGAGGGTCTCCCACCGGCGTCAACATCCCGCTGACGTTCCCGACCAGGAAGATAAAAAAAACGAGATGATAACCGTGCACCCGCCCTCTGTTCATCCGCAGATAGGCCCGGATGAGGAGCACGGAAGCACCCGTCGTTCCGACCAGGTTCGAGAGAATCGAACCAATCAGGAGAAGGCCGGTGTTCATCAGGGGGGTCGCCCTCTTCTGGATATGAACCCAGACGCCGCCGGTGACGGTGTAAAGCGATCCGACCAGGGCGATGAAGCTGATATATTCTGAAGCGGTATTCCACACCCGCCCGGTTTCCCCCCGCCCCGCCGAATAATAGACGGCGATCAAACACCCCAATCCGAGCGCCACCGGCGGGTAATTGTGCTCCCACCACGTTTCATGGATAAACGGGGCCACGGCGATCATCAGGAGAAGAAGCCAGAAAGGGATCATCCAGAGCGGATGAACGGGAGAAGGGGTCGCCTCGCTTGCGGCCCAGAGCGGCTCCGCAAGGCCGACGCCGTACACGATCAGGAAAACGCACGCTGCTTTCATCTTCTCCCGGATCAAAATTTCACATTTTAAGGAGAGATTTTATTATTTGTCAAGGCCTTTCCTCCCTCAACTTGTCAGCCGAGATCCATTTGGGATAGAATAAGGCCTTTCAATCTATTTTAAGAAAAGACCCATCATTCGTAATTGAACTTTTTGGAGAAGCGCGTGACGAATGTGGCGATCATCGGCGGCGGACGCGGCGGGACCTCTCTGATTGAGATCTTCTACAATGACCCGCTGGTCCGGATCGTCGGGGTGGCCGATGTCGACAAAGGGGCGCCGGGAATCCGCCTCGCCCGAAAGTTCAAGATTCCGGTCACCCAAGATTACCGAAAGCTCCTCCGGTCGAAACAGGTCGATCTGGTGATCGATGTCACCGGAAACGAATCGCTCGAAGAGATCCTCCATGCCTCCCGCCGTCCCGGGGTGGCGATCATCGGGGGACCTTCGGCGAAATTTATGTGGCAGTTGATTGAAGAGCGGATCAAAAGCAAAGATGAGATTGAACGGCACCTCCTCGAATACCAGTCGCTCTACCGCCTCTATGTAAAAGAGGTCGAGCTCGCCATTGCAGAGGAGCGGACGCGGATCGCCTGCGACATCCACGACGGATTGGTCCAGACCTTGGTCGGATTAAACTACCGCCTCGACTACTGCGCCGATCAGATGGAGAAGCAGCCGGCGGTGGCGCTTCAAACGATCCGGGAGACCAAATCGCTCCTCAAAGAGGCCATCTCCGAGGCCCGGGAGGTCGTCTTCAATCTCCGGCCGATTTATCTCGACCGCGCCGGCTTTTTTCCGTCGATCAAAAAATATCTAAAAACGTATACGCGGCAATATCAAATCGAGACCCGACTTGACGCGGCCGGCGAGGAAGCCGACGTTCCCTCACAGGCAAAGATCTTCGTCTTCCGGATTGTCCAGGAAGCGCTCGCCAATGTTCAAAAACATGCGCGGGCCAAGCAGGTCGAAATCCGAATTCAAATCTATCCGAAGCGGCTCACCGCCACCATTGCCGACGATGGGATCGGCTTTGATTTCAAGTTAAACAAGCTCGACCTGCCCGCCTCCAATTCTTTCGGCCTGAAGTCGATCATGGAGCGCGCCCGGCTGCTCGGGGGCAAAGCGTCGATTATCAGCCGCAAGGGGCAAGGAACGCAAGTTCGGATTGAAATCCCCCTCTCCAAAGAGGAGAGACCGTGAGTAAAATCCGAATTCTGATCGCCGACGACCATCGCGTGGTCCGAGAGGGACTGGCCGCCATTCTGAAGAGCCGGAGCGACATGGATGTGATCGGCGAGGCGACCAACGGGATCGAGGTCATCGAGAAGGCCAAAGCGCTCCGGCCGGATGTGATCCTGATGGATGTCTCGATGCCGCAAATGAATGGAATCGAAGCGACCCGGGCGATTCGAAAGCTTCTCCCCCAGATTGGAATCGTCGTCCTCACAATGCACGATGATGATGCAACGATCTTCGACCTGGTCGGCGCCGGCGTCCATGGCTATATCTTGAAAGAGGCCGACTCTTCCGAGGTGGTCAAGGCGATTCAATCGATTTACCGGGGAGAGTCGGTGATTCATCCCTCCATCGCACGAAAGCTCTTGGTGGAATTCTCCGAGACCGGCCGGTCGGCCCATTCGAGCAACGAAAAGAAAGCGCCGGCGCGCCACGCATACAACCTCAGCGCCAGAGAAATTGACGTCCTGCGGCGGGTGGCGAAGGGGAAAACCAACAAAGAGATCGCCGGCGACTTAACGCTGAGCGAGAAGACGATCAAAAACCATGTCAGGAATATCTTTCATAAGATGCGGGTCTTTGATCGGACCGAGGCGGCAATCAAAGGGGTTCAGGAGGGAATCATCAACCTCGAGCGAGGGCGGGGGATCGAAGAGAAGGGAGATCCCCCGAACGGACGGTAGAAGACAAAAAAAGAGACCCGGTAAATACGATCTACCGGATCTCTTGCTGTCTCTCGGCGACTAGCGAACGACCACTTCCTTTGCAAGCAGTCGCGCCCCTTCCATCTGAAAGGTGACCACCGCTTTATCGTTCACCTTGACCCCCTTTAGAAGCGCGGCCGGTGCCGTAAATTGAATCGGTTTTCCGGTCTCGGCGTCGATTAATGTGATTGCTCCCTCCGGAGCATTGATCGCTTTTACAACCCCCACATGCTTATCGGGTCCCATCGAGGAGCAGGCCCAACCATCACCCAGGCCGACCCAAACCGCACCCATGATCATCAATCCAACAATTGCTATTTTTTGCCCTATTTTTTGATTCATTTTTCTCACCCCCCTTTCAGGTCAAATCGTAGCCTTTTCGTTCGACTGAGTCAACCCCTTCCATTTCACTAAACTGGGGGCCACTTTCCACTTTTATGCAAATCTTTTCTCTTTTTAAATGAAAACCTGAATTCTCTTTAAAGAAGAGCTTCAGCATCTTGTGGAGAATAAGGCAAAATTCGGGAATAAGACCCCATTTTTAGGTCGGTCCGCTGTTTGCAACCTGACGATAACATGGCTAATGAGACCCCTCTGGGGAAACGATCGGCAGCCGAGCAGATGCCGGCGGTCGTATTAGGTGAGATGGGACTGGTTCGATGCCTCGGAGAATGGGGCATCCCCTGTATCGTCATCGCCTGCAGCGAAGACCATCTCGCCTTTGCCTCGCGATATTGTATTAAATCGGTCGTCGTGCCGAGCTTCAATCCCGACTGTCAGGAAACGCGCGATCAGTTGCTGCGGATCGGACGACGGCTCGGTCGCGCGATCCTTTTCTGCAACGGCGAGCCTGACTTTCTCTTCGTCTCCAAAAACCGGCATCTTCTCTCCCCCTATTTTCTCATCGACCTCCCGACCGAAAAGCAGGCCGATGCCCTGGTGGACAAAGGACTTTTCTACCGGATGGCGGCGGAGCATCGCTTTCCGATTCCGCGAACCTGGCAGCCGCAGGATGCGGCGGAATTCGAATCGATTCTCCCCGAACTCCCCTTTCCCTGCATCCTCAAACCGATGCAACAGGTCTACTGGAAATCTCCCCGCTTTCAAGCCCGTTATGGAACAGGGGTGAAGGCGATCCAGGTCGAGAAGCCGGAGCACCTCCGATTCCTCTATCGTGAGATCGTCTCGTTTCACCCGGACCTGTTGATCCAGGAATATATCCCGGGCGGAGACGATCATCTCTACTTCTTCGATGCCTATCTGAATGCCCGCTCGGAGCCGATCGGTTACTTTGTTGCGCAGCGGATCCGGACCTATCCGATCCACTGCGGGATCAGCACCTTGGCGCAGACGGTTTTCCATCCGGAGATCGCGCGGATCGGCCTGCACGTCTTAACATCGATTGGGTACCAGGGGGCCGCTCATCTTGACTTCAAAGTCGACCACCGCGACCGCTCCGTCCATCTGCTCGAAATCAATCCTCGGTTCGGTCTCGCCATCGATCTCGGAGCGCGCGCCGGAATCAACCTTCCGATTCGGGCCTACCTCTCGCAGCTCGGCCGGCCCCCTCATTTTAAGGCGGCCTACCAAACGGGGATGAAGTGGATCGACATAAAAAGCGATCTCAAAGCACTCCAGCACTATCTCAAAACGGAGGAATGGACTCTCCGAAGCTGGCTTAAATCGCTGCGCGGTCCGAAGATGTTTCGAATCTGGAATGCCCGCGATCCGCAGCCCGCCCTGGTCTCCACCCGACGGTTCCTTCAAAGCCAAATCCGAAGGGTCACACAACGCTTTCGACGAAACGCGCGTCCTGCTTAAAAACCGATGAATGCATTCAGCCGAATCGACCGGCGCGGGGATCTCTCCCCCACGAAAGCCGGGAACCGTCCAGATTTCGACATTACAGAAGGGGATAGCCGAGCTTCTTAATCCCGGCGAGGATTTCCCGGTTATGTTTGGCGCCGCGGGTCTCCAGCGCGAGCTCCACCCGCGTTTTTGAGAGAGGAAGATTTAAAGAGAGCCGGTCGTGGACGATATGAATGATGTTCGCGCCGAGCCCGCCGATCGCGGCGCTCAATCCGGCCAACGCGCCGGGGCGATCGGGAAGGGCCACCGAGAGACGGAG is part of the Candidatus Manganitrophaceae bacterium genome and harbors:
- a CDS encoding sodium-translocating pyrophosphatase, which codes for METTSFVILFSLICAGIGIAYAAYLSFWVMKLDAGTPEMKKIQAAIQEGAQAYMARQFKTIAVVAAVLFVLLWVSGLWSDHFGFLTAIGFLVGGVASGISGYVGMMVAVRANARTAQAAHQGMNAALNVAFRGGAVTGLLLIGLGLLAVTGFYALASMIAGEEKTIPALLSLGLGGSLISLFARVGGGIYTKAADVGADLVGKVEAGIPEDDPRNPAVIADNVGDNVGDCAGMAADLFETYAVTTVATMALAHLLYPGAKGAILFPLVLGGAAILMTIIGSWFVKLGPGGGIMPALYKGFVATGILSAIAFYPVTAWLMNGVGGIGAMNYYLAALIGLGVTMALVVITDYYTAKKFSPVQEIAKASVTGHGTNIIAGLAVSLQATAAPVLVIAAAILGSHYLAGLFGVAIAAEAMLTMAGIVVAIDSFGPITDNAGGIAEMANMGEAVRNVTDPLDAVGNTTKAVTKGYAIGSAGLAAIVLFSEYTRSVSKGGTAMVFDLSDPLVLVGLFIGGMLPFLFGAFLMKAVGQAAGAIVEEVRRQFREIKGIMEGTGKPDYARCVDIVTIAAIQKMMVPSLIPVLVPLVVGVILGPKALGGVLVGSIVTGLFVAISMTSGGAAWDNAKKYIEEGHYGGKKSPAHQAAVTGDTVGDPYKDTAGPAINPMIKVINLVAVLIGVLLFS
- a CDS encoding sodium:proton antiporter, coding for MKAACVFLIVYGVGLAEPLWAASEATPSPVHPLWMIPFWLLLLMIAVAPFIHETWWEHNYPPVALGLGCLIAVYYSAGRGETGRVWNTASEYISFIALVGSLYTVTGGVWVHIQKRATPLMNTGLLLIGSILSNLVGTTGASVLLIRAYLRMNRGRVHGYHLVFFIFLVGNVSGMLTPVGDPPLFLGYLKGIPFFWPLQALWPIWGVSVAMLLGLFYLIDRRTPALAATNSSEQEEGEKTVWIEGKINFLFLIIILISLFQPSPLREISLIVSAMAGYALSKKEILERNGFNFIPIKEVAILFFGIFMTMIPTLDWLTSNAAELGLSAPIQFFWITGLLSAMLDNAPTYLTFLSAAFGLYHLNIDLNGDVGRFLTEHAIYLRAVSAGAVLFGAMTYIGNAPNFLVKTIATQAGIAVPTFLGYTKYSVVILMPLFLLIGFLFFS
- a CDS encoding Gfo/Idh/MocA family oxidoreductase; the encoded protein is MTNVAIIGGGRGGTSLIEIFYNDPLVRIVGVADVDKGAPGIRLARKFKIPVTQDYRKLLRSKQVDLVIDVTGNESLEEILHASRRPGVAIIGGPSAKFMWQLIEERIKSKDEIERHLLEYQSLYRLYVKEVELAIAEERTRIACDIHDGLVQTLVGLNYRLDYCADQMEKQPAVALQTIRETKSLLKEAISEAREVVFNLRPIYLDRAGFFPSIKKYLKTYTRQYQIETRLDAAGEEADVPSQAKIFVFRIVQEALANVQKHARAKQVEIRIQIYPKRLTATIADDGIGFDFKLNKLDLPASNSFGLKSIMERARLLGGKASIISRKGQGTQVRIEIPLSKEERP
- a CDS encoding response regulator transcription factor; amino-acid sequence: MSKIRILIADDHRVVREGLAAILKSRSDMDVIGEATNGIEVIEKAKALRPDVILMDVSMPQMNGIEATRAIRKLLPQIGIVVLTMHDDDATIFDLVGAGVHGYILKEADSSEVVKAIQSIYRGESVIHPSIARKLLVEFSETGRSAHSSNEKKAPARHAYNLSAREIDVLRRVAKGKTNKEIAGDLTLSEKTIKNHVRNIFHKMRVFDRTEAAIKGVQEGIINLERGRGIEEKGDPPNGR